From a single Funiculus sociatus GB2-C1 genomic region:
- a CDS encoding diguanylate cyclase domain-containing protein has protein sequence MKQGQHFKSKANILVVDDTPENITLLTQILSSQGYKVRVSPNGKLALESVRSSPPDLILLDIKMPGMDGYEVCQRLKASKQTCDIPTIFISALDANFDKVTAFMLGAVDYITKPFEYVEVLARIENQLRLRRFQLELQAQNAQLQLLLTTTQAISEATDVEEALEAILANVCQTIGWDFGEAWIPNEEGTVIEYSGAWYASDVLLNKFRQQSETFGFALGEGLAGRVWLSQQLEWIADVSRENNRIFRRSGIAAEAGLKGALGIPIGFAKRRGCTIGHQVLAVLVFFQRHEMAPDERSLSLVNAIATQFGSMIQHKKAEAALRQANLELERLASIDGLTQLANRRRFDDYLFHEWKRAAREQQPLSLILFDVDYFKRYNDCYGHQSGDDCLQQLAKAASRAVKRPADLVARYGGEEFAAILPNTSAQGATAVAQAIRLEVQQLKLPHAQSKVSDYVTLSLGVSSAIPTEDCLPEILIAMADEALYQAKNQGRDRIILKAARTSLTNNP, from the coding sequence ATGAAGCAGGGGCAGCATTTTAAATCTAAAGCTAACATATTAGTCGTAGACGATACACCTGAAAATATTACTTTATTAACTCAAATTTTGTCGAGTCAGGGGTATAAAGTGCGAGTTTCTCCTAATGGGAAACTGGCTCTTGAATCTGTCCGTTCAAGTCCTCCTGATTTGATTTTACTTGATATCAAAATGCCAGGCATGGATGGATATGAAGTTTGCCAGCGCCTAAAAGCTTCCAAGCAAACTTGTGATATCCCGACGATATTTATTAGTGCTTTGGATGCAAACTTTGATAAAGTGACTGCGTTTATGTTGGGTGCGGTGGATTACATCACAAAACCTTTTGAATATGTCGAGGTTTTGGCACGCATTGAAAATCAATTGCGTTTGCGGCGGTTTCAGTTAGAGTTGCAAGCCCAAAATGCCCAATTGCAACTTTTGTTGACTACGACTCAAGCAATTAGTGAAGCTACTGATGTGGAAGAGGCATTAGAAGCGATTTTGGCAAACGTTTGTCAAACTATTGGTTGGGATTTCGGGGAAGCTTGGATTCCAAATGAGGAGGGAACTGTAATAGAATACAGTGGCGCTTGGTATGCCAGCGATGTCCTATTGAATAAATTTCGACAGCAAAGCGAAACGTTTGGCTTTGCTCTGGGCGAGGGACTTGCCGGACGGGTTTGGCTTTCTCAACAACTGGAATGGATAGCAGATGTTTCGCGGGAGAACAATCGGATTTTTCGTCGTAGTGGAATTGCTGCGGAAGCGGGACTCAAAGGTGCGCTGGGAATTCCGATTGGGTTCGCGAAGCGGCGCGGATGCACTATCGGGCATCAAGTTCTGGCAGTATTAGTGTTTTTCCAAAGGCATGAAATGGCACCGGATGAGCGATCGCTTTCCCTGGTTAATGCGATCGCAACCCAATTTGGTTCGATGATTCAGCACAAAAAAGCAGAAGCGGCTCTCAGACAGGCAAACTTGGAATTAGAACGCCTTGCCAGTATAGATGGCTTAACCCAGCTTGCCAATCGTCGTCGTTTTGATGACTATCTCTTCCACGAATGGAAACGGGCAGCACGGGAACAACAGCCTTTATCCTTAATTTTGTTCGATGTAGACTATTTCAAACGATACAACGATTGTTATGGGCATCAGTCCGGCGATGATTGCTTGCAACAGTTGGCTAAAGCCGCAAGCCGTGCAGTTAAGCGTCCAGCAGACTTGGTGGCTCGCTATGGTGGCGAAGAGTTTGCGGCAATCTTGCCTAATACCTCTGCTCAGGGAGCAACCGCAGTGGCGCAGGCAATTCGCCTGGAGGTGCAACAACTTAAACTACCCCACGCTCAATCAAAGGTGAGCGACTACGTTACCCTAAGTTTGGGTGTTTCTAGCGCCATTCCTACTGAGGATTGTTTGCCGGAAATTTTAATTGCTATGGCGGATGAGGCACTTTATCAGGCAAAAAACCAGGGACGCGATCGCATTATTTTGAAAGCGGCGCGAACATCATTGACGAACAATCCTTGA
- the ribH gene encoding 6,7-dimethyl-8-ribityllumazine synthase has product MAVFEGTFTQTQSLRFALVIGRFNDMVTTKLLEGCQDCLKRHGIDVNPEGTQVDYVWVPGSFEVPLVANQLALSRRYDAIICLGAVIRGQTPHFDYVASEVSKGIAAAGFQTGVPIIFGILTVDTMQQALERAGIKNNNGWNYAMNAIEMASLMQHIKGNVGTSAYGDNAAHVVTTQALPSSNRAIAAESTVEHKSSSI; this is encoded by the coding sequence ATGGCAGTTTTCGAGGGAACGTTTACTCAGACTCAATCCCTACGGTTTGCGCTCGTCATTGGTCGCTTTAACGACATGGTGACAACCAAACTGCTAGAGGGTTGCCAAGATTGTCTGAAGCGCCACGGCATTGATGTCAATCCTGAAGGCACTCAAGTTGACTATGTTTGGGTGCCTGGTAGTTTCGAGGTGCCTCTGGTGGCTAACCAGTTGGCGCTCTCGCGCCGATACGATGCCATAATTTGCCTGGGCGCAGTCATCCGGGGTCAAACTCCCCACTTTGATTATGTTGCCTCGGAAGTCTCTAAGGGAATTGCCGCCGCTGGGTTTCAAACTGGGGTGCCGATAATTTTTGGCATCCTGACAGTGGATACTATGCAGCAAGCCTTGGAACGGGCAGGTATCAAAAATAATAATGGCTGGAATTATGCCATGAATGCTATAGAAATGGCGAGTCTAATGCAGCATATCAAAGGCAATGTGGGGACATCTGCCTACGGTGACAATGCTGCTCATGTGGTAACAACTCAGGCGCTGCCATCGTCGAACCGCGCGATCGCCGCTGAGTCAACTGTTGAACACAAATCTTCGTCCATATAG
- the psbZ gene encoding photosystem II reaction center protein PsbZ encodes MTILFQLVLGALVLLSFIMVIGVPVAYASPQNWDQSKRLIVLGSGAWIALVLLTGGLSFFVV; translated from the coding sequence ATGACAATTTTATTTCAGTTGGTACTAGGTGCTTTAGTTTTGTTGTCATTCATTATGGTCATTGGTGTCCCAGTCGCCTATGCCTCGCCTCAGAACTGGGATCAGTCAAAACGGCTTATTGTCCTCGGTTCTGGTGCCTGGATTGCTTTGGTACTTCTGACCGGGGGGCTGAGCTTTTTTGTAGTTTAA
- a CDS encoding CBS domain-containing protein, with protein MHLILCHTTADFDALAAAVGLTSLSPGAKIVLTGGSHPAVRDFLALHRDEYALIERRSVRPEQIRSITVVDTQKRDRIGKAAEWLDLPDLAEVVVYDHHQDIESDIPATSTYIDRVGATTTLIVEQLKQAEIQLSASEATVMALGIHVDTGSLTYEGTTARDAIALAWLMEQGASLSVIAQYVDPGLSPQLQELFASALDNLQSTVEDYKVSWVLLQTADFVPGLSSIASRLIDITESDALLLAATFPVGDAGEERLTVIGRSRIEGTNLNELFQPLGGGGHSQAASVTTRGVDPQATLERLVNELIAQIPQPPTARELMSSPVRTIRPDTTIEQAQRILLRYGHSGLCVVEAQHESQRLGETPIPNPQSPIPNPQSPIPLVGIISRRDIDLALHHGFSHAPVKGYMTTNLNTITPDTSLPEIESIMVTYDVGRLPVLDNGQLVGIVTRTDVLRQLHQDRTEEPGLKGEYNKTLNTQEAIYRVSTSFSTQLRDRLAPPLWEFLAKASEQAQKRGWHLYLVGGAVRDLLLADPDETLLLSDIDMVVDGFHRSADVGAGVELAKALQNTYPEARLEVHGQFQTAALLWHLDPVLDSLWVDIATARTEFYPYPAANPEVEASSIRQDLYRRDFTINALAVRLTSPRAGELLDFFGGLRDLRSRQIRVLHANSFIEDPTRIYRAVRFAVRLGFQMETQTERYIRYALDSGIYERSLIENSKAPALQTRLKAELKYILQAPYWKGALKLLGDLEALKCLHSTLELDHQLWKQVRLLERCLRRFDPEKTLDHWQMRLEVLIAHLAPEYRPKVAKNLQLPDDSIKRLQQLDLDQANVAESLPACIHPSEITRVLKQYGLPTLILIAVQSQRPIRRLIWKYLTQYAHIQPPLNGNDLKALGYKPGREFKQMLDHLLAATLDGEIRDRADAESFLAKYYPL; from the coding sequence ATGCACCTAATTTTGTGCCACACTACAGCGGATTTTGACGCTTTAGCAGCAGCTGTGGGGCTAACGAGCCTTTCTCCGGGAGCGAAGATAGTGCTGACTGGCGGAAGTCATCCAGCAGTGCGGGATTTTTTGGCGTTGCATCGGGATGAGTATGCGTTGATAGAAAGACGGTCTGTGCGTCCGGAACAGATTCGGTCGATAACAGTGGTGGATACTCAAAAGCGCGATCGCATTGGTAAAGCCGCCGAATGGCTCGATTTACCAGATTTGGCGGAAGTTGTCGTCTATGACCATCACCAAGACATTGAAAGCGATATTCCCGCCACTAGCACCTATATCGATCGGGTAGGAGCCACGACGACTTTAATTGTAGAACAGCTAAAGCAGGCAGAAATTCAGCTTTCCGCCTCAGAAGCGACGGTGATGGCTTTGGGGATTCACGTTGATACTGGTTCGCTGACTTATGAGGGAACGACAGCCAGAGATGCGATCGCATTAGCTTGGTTGATGGAACAAGGGGCAAGTTTGTCGGTAATCGCCCAGTACGTCGATCCCGGCTTGTCTCCCCAATTGCAGGAATTATTCGCTTCGGCGCTGGACAACTTGCAATCAACTGTTGAGGACTATAAAGTTTCCTGGGTGCTGCTGCAAACTGCTGACTTTGTGCCTGGATTGTCAAGCATTGCCTCTCGACTTATTGATATTACCGAAAGTGATGCTTTGTTGCTAGCAGCTACGTTTCCAGTAGGAGATGCTGGTGAAGAAAGATTGACTGTGATTGGGCGATCGCGTATTGAAGGCACCAATCTTAATGAATTGTTCCAACCGTTGGGCGGTGGCGGACATTCTCAAGCTGCATCGGTGACAACTCGCGGAGTCGATCCCCAAGCAACTCTCGAACGGTTAGTAAATGAACTTATCGCGCAAATTCCCCAGCCACCTACAGCACGGGAATTAATGTCATCGCCAGTCCGGACGATTCGCCCTGACACCACAATTGAGCAAGCTCAGCGTATTTTATTACGTTACGGGCATTCTGGTCTGTGTGTGGTAGAAGCTCAACACGAGAGTCAAAGACTGGGGGAAACTCCAATCCCCAATCCCCAATCCCCAATCCCCAATCCCCAATCCCCAATCCCCCTAGTAGGAATTATTTCCCGGCGAGATATCGATCTGGCACTGCATCACGGCTTTAGTCATGCACCAGTCAAAGGCTACATGACTACGAATTTAAACACGATTACCCCGGATACGTCGCTGCCAGAGATTGAGTCCATCATGGTGACTTACGATGTCGGACGCTTGCCAGTGTTAGATAATGGGCAGTTAGTGGGAATTGTCACGCGCACCGATGTTTTGCGCCAATTGCACCAAGATAGGACTGAGGAACCAGGGCTGAAGGGTGAGTACAATAAAACACTCAACACTCAAGAGGCAATATATCGCGTCTCTACATCATTCAGCACTCAGTTACGCGATCGCCTTGCGCCTCCTCTCTGGGAATTCCTCGCCAAAGCGTCCGAACAAGCTCAAAAACGCGGTTGGCATTTATACCTTGTCGGCGGTGCCGTGCGAGATTTATTACTAGCCGATCCTGATGAAACTTTGTTGCTGTCAGATATCGACATGGTGGTTGATGGCTTCCACCGTTCCGCTGATGTCGGTGCTGGTGTGGAACTAGCTAAGGCACTCCAAAATACTTACCCAGAGGCGCGTCTGGAAGTCCACGGTCAATTTCAAACTGCGGCGCTGTTGTGGCACCTCGATCCAGTGTTAGACTCTCTCTGGGTGGATATCGCCACGGCGCGGACAGAGTTTTATCCTTACCCGGCGGCGAATCCAGAAGTTGAGGCTAGTTCGATTCGCCAAGACTTGTATCGGCGGGATTTCACTATCAATGCTTTAGCTGTGAGACTTACGTCACCTCGTGCAGGTGAATTGTTGGATTTTTTTGGCGGTTTGCGGGATTTGCGATCGCGTCAAATTCGCGTTCTCCACGCCAATAGTTTTATCGAAGATCCTACCCGAATTTATCGTGCGGTGCGGTTTGCGGTGCGGCTAGGATTTCAGATGGAAACCCAGACGGAACGCTATATCCGCTATGCGTTGGACAGTGGAATTTACGAGCGATCGCTTATCGAAAATAGTAAAGCACCCGCCCTACAAACACGGCTTAAGGCAGAGCTGAAATACATCTTACAGGCTCCCTACTGGAAAGGGGCTTTAAAGTTACTGGGCGATCTAGAAGCACTCAAGTGCCTGCATTCTACCCTAGAACTAGATCACCAGTTGTGGAAGCAAGTGCGTTTACTAGAGCGGTGTTTGCGTCGCTTCGACCCAGAGAAAACCCTTGACCATTGGCAGATGCGGCTGGAAGTTTTAATTGCTCACCTTGCGCCGGAATATCGCCCGAAAGTCGCCAAAAATCTCCAGCTACCCGATGACAGTATCAAGCGGCTACAACAGCTGGATCTGGATCAAGCTAATGTCGCGGAATCTTTGCCAGCGTGCATTCACCCCAGCGAAATTACGCGAGTGCTGAAGCAATACGGCTTGCCAACTTTGATTTTAATTGCTGTGCAGAGTCAGCGTCCGATCCGG